A genomic stretch from Natronomonas gomsonensis includes:
- a CDS encoding DUF7546 family protein, producing the protein MATSTRRLDRSTLPVGRSTAVRAVGTLLALELLAVFVYLRVTGTSILAPRYTLYPFVWINVGAWVVLRRPTVAASQRRRVAAGAVAVGYFAVLAVAGGLVGLGGMDMPARIAWLSPGWGPAVMYTNTVVDISIIPFEVIGYAALAVLVYTVVLAGARSALAGVLGVATCVGCLWPFGAALAAALGGIGSPLASTVPSIAYDLSTVVFLATAGVLYWSARRTA; encoded by the coding sequence GTGGCGACATCGACTCGACGCCTCGACCGGTCGACGCTCCCGGTGGGTCGGTCGACGGCAGTCCGAGCAGTCGGGACGCTGCTGGCGCTCGAACTGCTCGCGGTGTTCGTCTACCTCCGGGTGACGGGGACGAGCATCCTTGCTCCCCGGTACACGCTGTACCCGTTCGTGTGGATAAACGTCGGCGCGTGGGTGGTGTTGCGTCGGCCGACCGTCGCGGCGTCACAGCGTCGACGCGTCGCTGCCGGAGCGGTCGCAGTCGGCTACTTCGCGGTCTTGGCGGTCGCCGGCGGGCTCGTCGGACTGGGCGGGATGGACATGCCTGCCCGCATCGCGTGGCTCTCCCCCGGTTGGGGCCCGGCGGTCATGTACACCAACACCGTCGTCGATATCTCGATTATTCCCTTCGAGGTAATCGGCTACGCCGCACTCGCCGTGTTGGTGTACACGGTCGTCCTCGCGGGGGCTCGCTCGGCGCTCGCCGGCGTCCTCGGGGTCGCCACCTGCGTCGGCTGTCTGTGGCCGTTCGGGGCCGCACTGGCCGCCGCACTGGGCGGCATCGGGTCGCCGCTCGCGAGTACCGTCCCCAGCATCGCCTACGACCTCTCGACCGTGGTGTTTCTCGCGACTGCCGGCGTGCTGTACTGGTCGGCACGGCGGACGGCGTAG
- a CDS encoding sulfite exporter TauE/SafE family protein, translating into MAVESAAGLDLAVFGVVGVLAGAHCLGMCGPLVTLYADRIDATAADGGRRADQLTPRAVRQHGLFNLGRASSYALIGALAGLLGSVTFGSAAAIEGVGDGLRGGVGVFVGLLIVSVGVSYLLGGAGGLHRFVPDGAPLGRLVATATDRVDRLAAGPGIVALGALHGLFPCPIIYPAYLYAFALGDPLRGGLSLLVLGLGTIPTLFLYGTVLDAVSATRRRWLHRALGAAFVALGYVLLAHGLMLFGIHLPHPPLPHRSLTNVV; encoded by the coding sequence ATGGCGGTCGAAAGCGCCGCCGGGCTCGACCTCGCCGTCTTCGGTGTCGTCGGGGTACTCGCCGGCGCTCACTGTCTCGGAATGTGTGGGCCGCTGGTGACGCTGTACGCCGACCGCATCGACGCGACGGCGGCCGACGGCGGCCGACGGGCGGACCAACTCACCCCCAGAGCCGTCCGGCAACACGGCCTGTTCAACCTCGGACGAGCCAGTAGTTACGCCCTCATCGGTGCCCTCGCCGGCCTGCTCGGTTCGGTGACGTTCGGGTCGGCAGCCGCAATCGAAGGGGTCGGCGACGGCCTCCGCGGCGGCGTCGGCGTCTTCGTCGGCCTGCTCATCGTCAGCGTCGGCGTCTCGTATCTGCTCGGCGGCGCGGGCGGCCTCCATCGGTTCGTTCCGGACGGTGCGCCGCTGGGCCGACTCGTCGCCACCGCGACCGACCGCGTCGACCGACTCGCCGCCGGCCCCGGAATCGTCGCCCTCGGCGCGCTCCACGGCCTGTTTCCGTGCCCCATCATCTATCCCGCCTACCTCTATGCGTTCGCGCTGGGGGACCCGCTTCGGGGCGGCCTCTCGCTGCTCGTCTTGGGCCTCGGGACGATTCCGACGCTGTTCCTCTACGGCACCGTCCTAGACGCCGTCAGTGCGACCCGACGCCGGTGGCTCCACCGCGCGCTCGGCGCCGCCTTCGTCGCGTTGGGGTACGTCCTGTTGGCCCACGGTCTGATGCTGTTCGGTATCCACCTCCCGCACCCGCCGCTGCCACACCGCTCCCTCACCAATGTCGTGTAA
- a CDS encoding b(o/a)3-type cytochrome-c oxidase subunit 1 encodes MSAELEGEELFLDRFPKEARIVRASLWSAFIALGIGGLGGLIQALHRTNYLRFIESADYYTVLTLHGVLLAISFTIFFLVGLFTWAVTRSLDRPVEDIRFTWAWYLTMVAGTALAGIAILGGFVDSIPISADVLFTFYAPLQAHPMFYAGLAVFIIGTWMAGLDWFRSWWNWRAENPNERIPLQTFMVLMTMLMWYISTIGVAISVLVFLLPWSLGLIEQVNPLLTRTLFWYFGHPVVYFWLMPAYLLWYTVMPSISGGRLFSDPLARVVFVLFLLLSTPVGIHHQYLDPGIAEGFKFIAMTNTMFLLLPSLLTAFTVVASMEHGARQNGGEGYLSWLGALPWRDPAFTGMALAGLMFAAGGFSGMVNAGMNINYLIHNSLWVPGHFHLTVGTAVALTFMAGTYWILPQLTRRRVYSRTIALFQVILWFVGMTLMSNAMHRAGLIGMPRRTAEPQYDGFAFDAGFSTVAELDFQIAIGGTLLFISLVLFLGNVIVSLFEGPMETSVDASLSDPLSGPEDSPKVLDNLWLWTAIAVVLVVLAYSLPIAAIISDGGLFGPGTGTYPAWLLGVIP; translated from the coding sequence ATGAGTGCGGAACTGGAGGGTGAGGAGCTGTTCCTCGACCGCTTCCCCAAGGAAGCCCGTATCGTTCGGGCTTCGCTGTGGAGTGCCTTCATCGCCCTCGGTATCGGCGGATTGGGCGGCCTGATTCAGGCGCTCCACCGGACGAACTACCTCCGCTTCATCGAATCGGCGGACTACTACACCGTCCTCACGCTTCACGGCGTGTTGCTCGCCATCTCCTTTACCATCTTCTTCCTCGTCGGCCTGTTCACGTGGGCGGTGACGAGGAGCCTCGACAGGCCAGTCGAGGACATCAGGTTCACGTGGGCGTGGTATCTGACGATGGTCGCCGGGACGGCGCTTGCGGGCATCGCTATCCTCGGCGGCTTCGTCGACTCGATCCCGATTAGCGCCGACGTGCTGTTCACGTTCTACGCGCCGCTGCAGGCCCATCCGATGTTCTATGCGGGGCTTGCGGTGTTCATCATCGGGACGTGGATGGCTGGCCTCGACTGGTTCCGCTCGTGGTGGAACTGGCGGGCCGAAAACCCGAACGAACGCATCCCGCTGCAGACGTTCATGGTGTTGATGACGATGCTGATGTGGTACATCTCCACCATCGGCGTCGCCATCTCCGTGCTCGTGTTCCTGTTGCCGTGGTCGCTGGGTCTCATCGAGCAGGTGAACCCGCTTTTGACGCGGACGCTGTTCTGGTACTTCGGCCACCCGGTCGTGTACTTCTGGTTGATGCCGGCGTACCTGCTTTGGTACACGGTCATGCCGTCGATATCCGGCGGCCGACTGTTCAGCGACCCGCTGGCACGCGTCGTGTTCGTGTTGTTCCTGCTGTTGTCGACGCCGGTCGGCATCCACCACCAGTATCTCGACCCCGGCATAGCAGAGGGCTTCAAGTTCATAGCGATGACTAACACGATGTTCCTGCTGTTGCCAAGTCTGTTGACCGCCTTCACCGTCGTCGCGAGCATGGAACACGGCGCTCGTCAGAACGGCGGGGAGGGGTATCTCTCGTGGCTCGGCGCGCTGCCGTGGCGTGACCCCGCGTTCACCGGGATGGCACTCGCCGGCCTGATGTTCGCCGCCGGCGGCTTCTCCGGGATGGTCAACGCCGGAATGAACATCAACTACCTCATCCACAACTCGCTGTGGGTGCCGGGGCACTTCCACCTCACCGTCGGGACGGCCGTCGCCCTGACGTTCATGGCGGGGACCTACTGGATTCTCCCGCAGTTGACCCGAAGACGGGTGTACAGCCGCACCATCGCGCTGTTCCAGGTCATCCTGTGGTTCGTCGGGATGACGCTGATGTCGAACGCGATGCACCGTGCGGGACTCATCGGCATGCCGCGTCGGACCGCCGAACCACAGTACGACGGCTTCGCCTTCGATGCGGGCTTCAGCACCGTCGCTGAACTCGACTTCCAGATCGCCATCGGCGGGACGCTGTTGTTCATCTCGCTGGTGTTGTTCCTCGGCAACGTCATCGTCTCGCTGTTCGAGGGCCCGATGGAGACGTCCGTTGACGCCTCCCTCAGTGACCCCCTGTCCGGACCGGAAGACTCCCCGAAGGTCCTCGACAACCTCTGGCTGTGGACGGCCATCGCCGTCGTCCTCGTCGTGTTGGCGTACTCGCTGCCGATAGCGGCCATCATCTCCGACGGCGGCCTGTTCGGCCCCGGAACGGGCACGTATCCGGCGTGGCTGTTGGGGGTGATACCGTGA
- a CDS encoding class I adenylate-forming enzyme family protein, with protein sequence MNPKSVNFANHVDIAARNTPEATAVADRTRSRTFEGLAKDADRIAGGLDALGVGVDDHVAIHMPNGVPFVATYLGVLKRGAIPLPVNHRFTDEQIRYVLRDSGASAVVTEGRSDIDAAGTQTVAYLDLLEDGDPTCDVEPRRSDELAELLYTSGTTGAPKGVYHTHGNLAANARGFIRYKEWTRDAVALTACQCFHVTGLNVTTTPFLALGAENHLLSEWDAETALTEIERHEITYTFLIPTMLMDLLEYDAVDDYDVSSLEMIGVGGSPMPKRRIREVEATFGCRLLEGYGMTETTPLATFNRPVPGGSKPGSIGRPATEVVDIRIEDPSTGEAVERGERGEFLWCGDTVTPRYNSPKITDQKFVERDGKQWLKSGDIGWMDGDGFLFVVDRLEDMFTTGCGDIYPREIEEVIYAVDPVEKVAIIDTRDEVRGATVTAIVKPRSGESVSETDIRGACKDELESHEVPDRIEFVEAFPRTATGKLDRITLRDRFG encoded by the coding sequence GTGAATCCGAAGTCAGTGAACTTCGCCAACCACGTCGACATCGCCGCGCGGAACACGCCGGAGGCGACGGCCGTCGCCGACCGGACGCGCTCGCGGACCTTCGAGGGGTTGGCCAAAGACGCCGACCGCATCGCCGGCGGCCTCGATGCACTCGGGGTCGGCGTCGACGACCACGTCGCCATCCACATGCCGAACGGCGTCCCGTTCGTCGCCACCTACCTCGGCGTGCTGAAACGCGGCGCCATCCCGTTGCCGGTCAACCACAGATTCACCGACGAGCAAATCCGCTACGTCCTCCGAGACAGCGGTGCGAGCGCCGTCGTGACCGAGGGACGAAGCGACATCGACGCCGCCGGGACGCAAACGGTCGCGTATCTCGACCTCCTCGAAGACGGCGACCCCACTTGTGATGTGGAACCACGTCGCTCCGATGAGTTGGCCGAACTGCTGTACACGAGCGGAACCACCGGCGCGCCGAAGGGCGTCTACCACACCCACGGCAACCTCGCTGCCAACGCCCGCGGCTTCATCCGGTACAAGGAGTGGACCCGAGACGCCGTCGCGCTGACCGCGTGTCAGTGTTTTCACGTCACCGGTCTCAACGTCACGACGACGCCGTTTCTCGCGCTGGGCGCCGAAAACCACCTACTCTCGGAGTGGGACGCCGAGACCGCCCTCACCGAAATCGAGCGCCACGAGATCACCTACACCTTCCTGATTCCGACGATGCTGATGGACCTCCTCGAGTACGACGCTGTCGACGACTACGACGTGTCCAGTCTGGAGATGATAGGTGTCGGCGGGTCGCCGATGCCGAAACGGCGGATTCGGGAGGTCGAAGCGACGTTCGGCTGTCGGCTACTGGAGGGGTACGGCATGACCGAGACGACGCCGCTCGCGACGTTCAACCGGCCGGTCCCCGGCGGGAGCAAACCCGGAAGCATCGGCCGGCCGGCGACGGAAGTCGTCGACATCCGCATCGAGGACCCCTCGACCGGCGAGGCCGTCGAGCGTGGCGAGCGCGGGGAGTTCCTGTGGTGTGGCGACACGGTTACGCCGCGGTACAACAGCCCGAAGATCACCGACCAAAAATTCGTCGAGCGGGACGGCAAGCAGTGGCTCAAGTCCGGCGACATCGGCTGGATGGACGGCGACGGCTTCCTCTTCGTGGTCGACCGACTGGAGGACATGTTCACGACGGGGTGTGGCGACATCTACCCCCGCGAAATCGAGGAAGTAATCTACGCGGTCGACCCCGTCGAGAAAGTCGCCATCATCGACACCCGCGACGAGGTCCGGGGGGCGACGGTGACGGCCATCGTGAAGCCGCGGAGCGGCGAGTCGGTGTCGGAGACCGACATCCGAGGGGCCTGCAAGGACGAACTGGAGAGCCACGAGGTGCCCGACCGCATCGAGTTCGTCGAGGCGTTCCCGCGAACCGCGACCGGGAAACTCGACCGCATCACGTTGCGGGACCGCTTCGGCTAA
- a CDS encoding universal stress protein yields the protein MSLEVLTLAVGPDEDTRIKEMASLVCDIAGATGATVLLLHVFSQSAYDEGVAEAGYDPDDPPPAHTLASRLENIDRLSFAFEEADIEYRIRGEIGDVTDRIVSVAKETNTDMLFVGGRKRSPTGKAVFGSTSHRVLMNAPCPVTFVRQDVTDAE from the coding sequence ATGTCACTGGAAGTACTCACCTTAGCTGTCGGCCCGGACGAAGACACTCGAATCAAGGAGATGGCGAGTCTCGTCTGTGACATCGCGGGCGCCACGGGAGCGACAGTGCTTCTGCTGCACGTGTTCTCTCAGTCAGCGTACGACGAAGGGGTCGCCGAGGCGGGGTACGACCCCGATGACCCGCCGCCGGCGCACACGCTGGCCTCGCGGCTCGAGAACATCGACCGACTGTCGTTCGCGTTCGAGGAGGCGGACATCGAGTACCGCATTCGCGGCGAAATCGGTGACGTGACCGACCGCATCGTCTCCGTCGCAAAGGAGACGAACACCGACATGCTGTTCGTCGGGGGTCGGAAGCGCTCGCCGACCGGAAAGGCGGTGTTCGGAAGCACCTCCCATCGCGTGTTGATGAACGCGCCGTGTCCGGTGACGTTCGTCCGGCAGGACGTCACCGACGCCGAGTAG
- the rtcA gene encoding RNA 3'-terminal phosphate cyclase: MLEIDGSAGGGQIVRTALSLSALSGTAVRIENVRGDRPTPGLRPQHLAAVEATAALCSATVEGGEVESETLVFRPEEVASDDVSVDVGTAGSVALVFDTLLPLAVALDDPATVTVTGGTDTKWAPLVSYLERVKLPLLAEIGLDAEVTVGSRGFYPAGGGRATLTLRPSSLSPLSLTDRGALRRVEVYSTATEELADAEVAERQAGAVAEELDADASVGTEAVSVEADSTGSSILLVAVYENSRAGFSALGEAGKPSEEVAAEAVEAFHRFHEGAAVVDQHLADQSMVFLALGGGQVLAPEVTDHVETNRAVIEAFGYDLAVSDGDGGVLLEA; this comes from the coding sequence ATGCTCGAAATCGACGGCTCGGCGGGCGGGGGACAAATCGTCCGGACGGCGCTGTCGCTGTCGGCGCTGTCGGGGACGGCGGTTCGAATCGAGAACGTTCGCGGCGACCGCCCGACGCCGGGGCTGCGACCGCAGCACCTCGCGGCCGTCGAGGCGACGGCGGCGCTGTGTTCGGCGACCGTCGAGGGCGGCGAGGTGGAGTCGGAAACGCTCGTGTTTCGGCCCGAGGAGGTGGCCTCCGACGACGTGTCGGTCGACGTCGGCACCGCCGGCAGCGTCGCGTTAGTGTTCGATACCCTGCTGCCGCTGGCCGTCGCCCTCGACGACCCCGCGACGGTGACCGTCACGGGCGGCACCGACACGAAGTGGGCACCCCTCGTGTCGTATCTCGAGCGTGTCAAACTCCCACTTCTGGCCGAAATCGGCCTCGATGCGGAGGTCACGGTCGGTTCCCGTGGGTTCTATCCGGCCGGCGGCGGCCGAGCGACGCTGACGTTGCGCCCCTCGTCGCTGTCGCCGCTGTCGCTGACCGACCGCGGTGCGCTCCGGCGCGTCGAGGTGTACTCGACGGCCACCGAGGAGTTGGCCGACGCCGAGGTGGCCGAACGACAGGCCGGTGCCGTCGCCGAGGAACTCGACGCCGACGCCTCGGTCGGGACGGAGGCCGTCTCCGTCGAAGCCGACTCGACCGGGTCGTCGATACTCCTCGTCGCCGTCTACGAGAACAGTCGTGCTGGCTTTTCGGCGCTCGGGGAGGCCGGCAAGCCCTCCGAAGAGGTCGCCGCCGAGGCCGTCGAGGCGTTCCATCGGTTCCACGAGGGTGCTGCCGTCGTCGACCAGCACCTCGCCGACCAGTCGATGGTCTTTCTCGCCTTGGGTGGCGGACAGGTACTGGCACCCGAGGTGACCGACCACGTCGAGACCAATCGGGCGGTCATCGAGGCGTTCGGCTACGACCTTGCGGTGTCAGACGGCGACGGTGGCGTTCTTCTGGAAGCCTGA
- a CDS encoding cytochrome-ba3 oxidase subunit: MELTPRLGAVVTLLALVPVAVFTVYIGNPLVAIALVNVVLIFASLYLAFTPVENHDHDHGHAA, translated from the coding sequence ATGGAATTGACGCCACGCCTCGGTGCCGTCGTCACGCTGTTGGCACTCGTGCCGGTGGCCGTGTTCACCGTCTACATCGGCAACCCGCTCGTCGCCATCGCGCTCGTGAACGTGGTTCTCATCTTCGCGAGCCTGTATCTCGCGTTCACGCCGGTCGAGAACCACGACCACGACCACGGCCACGCCGCCTGA
- a CDS encoding NADP-dependent malic enzyme has product MGLDEDALEYHRTDPPGKLEISTTKPTNTQRDLSLAYSPGVAAPCRAIADNPGDAYTYTTKGNMVGVVSNGTAVLGLGDIGAQASKPVMEGKGVLFKRFADIDVFDIELDEDDPAAFAEAVAMMEPTFGGINIEDISAPACFEIESFLREEMSIPVFHDDQHGTAIISGAALLNACDIADKSLDDLEVVFAGAGAAATATARFYESLGVAADNITMCDIDGIITEDRVAADDPHSYVAQFASEEGGSLADAMAGADAFVGLSVGGIVSEEMVRSMAADPIIFAMANPDPEIGYEAAKSARDDTVIMATGRSDYPNQVNNVLGFPFIFRGALDARATEINEAMKVAAAEALAELARQDVPDAVVKAYGDQPLQFGPDYIIPKPLDPRVLFEVSGAVAEAAMESGVAREPLDLGEYRETLEARLGKSREMMRVVLNKAKSDPKRLVLAEGDDPKMIRAAYQLIEQDIADPVLVGDKRTIWEVSAELGLDFDPEIVDPTTDELDPYADRLYDLRKRNGVTRREADALVHDGDYLASVMVEMGDADAMLTGLTNHYPTALRPPLQVVGTADDADYAAGVYMLTFKNRVVFVADATVNQAPDADVLAEVARHTADLARQFNVDPRVALLSYSDFGTVDNEGTRKPRAAAAALRAAPDVDFPVDGEMQADTAVVEEMLTGDYSFSELEEPANVLVFPNLEAGNIAYKLLQRLGGAEAIGPMLVGMDKPVHVLQRGDEVKDIVNLASVAVVDAQ; this is encoded by the coding sequence ATGGGACTGGACGAGGACGCACTCGAATACCACCGCACCGACCCGCCCGGCAAACTGGAGATATCGACGACGAAGCCGACGAACACCCAGCGGGACCTCTCGCTTGCGTACTCGCCGGGCGTCGCCGCGCCGTGTCGTGCCATCGCCGACAACCCCGGAGATGCCTACACCTACACGACGAAGGGGAACATGGTCGGCGTCGTCTCGAACGGCACCGCGGTTCTCGGGTTGGGCGACATCGGTGCGCAGGCGTCGAAGCCGGTGATGGAGGGCAAGGGCGTGCTGTTCAAGCGCTTCGCCGACATCGACGTCTTCGACATCGAGTTAGACGAGGACGACCCGGCGGCGTTCGCCGAGGCGGTCGCGATGATGGAACCGACGTTCGGCGGCATCAACATCGAGGACATCTCCGCGCCCGCGTGTTTCGAAATCGAATCGTTCCTCCGCGAGGAGATGTCGATTCCCGTCTTCCACGACGATCAACACGGGACGGCAATCATCTCCGGGGCCGCACTGTTGAACGCCTGCGACATCGCCGACAAATCGCTCGACGACCTCGAAGTCGTCTTCGCGGGCGCGGGCGCGGCGGCCACCGCGACCGCCCGCTTCTACGAGTCGCTGGGCGTCGCCGCCGACAACATCACGATGTGTGACATCGACGGCATCATCACCGAAGACCGCGTCGCGGCCGACGACCCCCACTCCTACGTCGCACAGTTCGCAAGCGAGGAAGGCGGTAGTCTCGCCGACGCGATGGCGGGTGCGGACGCCTTCGTCGGCCTCTCGGTCGGCGGCATCGTCAGCGAGGAGATGGTCCGGTCGATGGCGGCGGACCCAATCATCTTCGCGATGGCGAATCCGGACCCCGAAATCGGCTACGAGGCGGCCAAAAGCGCCCGCGATGACACGGTTATCATGGCGACCGGCCGGTCAGACTATCCGAATCAGGTCAACAACGTTCTCGGGTTCCCTTTCATTTTCCGAGGAGCGCTGGACGCCCGCGCGACCGAAATCAACGAGGCGATGAAAGTCGCTGCCGCCGAGGCGCTCGCCGAATTGGCCCGACAGGACGTTCCCGACGCCGTCGTCAAAGCCTACGGCGACCAACCGCTGCAGTTCGGCCCCGACTACATCATTCCCAAACCACTCGACCCACGCGTCCTCTTCGAGGTTTCGGGGGCGGTCGCCGAGGCCGCGATGGAATCCGGTGTCGCCCGCGAACCCCTCGACCTCGGGGAGTATCGGGAGACGCTCGAAGCCCGACTCGGGAAGTCCCGCGAGATGATGCGCGTGGTGCTGAACAAGGCGAAAAGCGACCCCAAACGGCTGGTGCTCGCCGAAGGCGACGACCCGAAGATGATTCGGGCGGCCTACCAACTCATCGAACAGGACATCGCCGACCCCGTCCTCGTCGGCGACAAGCGCACCATCTGGGAGGTGTCGGCGGAACTCGGCCTCGACTTCGACCCCGAAATCGTCGACCCGACGACGGACGAACTCGACCCCTACGCCGACCGCCTGTACGACCTCCGGAAGCGCAACGGCGTCACCCGCAGGGAGGCCGACGCGTTGGTCCACGACGGCGACTACCTCGCCAGCGTGATGGTGGAGATGGGCGACGCCGACGCAATGTTGACGGGATTGACGAACCACTACCCGACGGCGCTGCGCCCGCCGCTGCAGGTCGTCGGAACGGCCGACGACGCCGACTATGCCGCGGGGGTGTACATGCTGACGTTCAAAAATCGCGTCGTTTTCGTCGCCGACGCCACCGTCAATCAGGCCCCCGATGCCGACGTGCTCGCGGAAGTCGCTCGCCACACCGCCGACCTCGCGAGACAGTTCAACGTCGACCCACGGGTCGCCCTGTTGTCGTACTCCGATTTCGGAACGGTCGACAACGAAGGCACCCGCAAGCCGCGGGCGGCCGCCGCCGCCCTCCGAGCGGCTCCCGACGTGGACTTCCCGGTCGACGGTGAGATGCAGGCGGACACGGCGGTCGTCGAGGAGATGCTGACGGGCGATTACTCCTTCTCGGAGTTGGAGGAACCGGCGAACGTCTTGGTCTTTCCGAACCTCGAAGCCGGCAACATCGCCTACAAACTGCTCCAACGGTTGGGCGGCGCGGAAGCCATCGGTCCGATGCTCGTCGGCATGGACAAACCAGTCCACGTCCTCCAGCGCGGCGATGAGGTCAAAGACATCGTGAACCTTGCGAGCGTCGCTGTGGTGGACGCACAGTAG
- a CDS encoding IclR family transcriptional regulator, which translates to MTRYPVAAVKLSHDIVETLVKRGPTGVTAVAEALDVPKSTAHDHLRTLEAVGYVVNESGTYRLGTKFLHLGETARNGHELFVNGREEAHALFEDTEGKYVQLVTEENDRCGVLLAAGWRKGSHTTGTPGAYPSDLHLHTNAPGKAILAHKDAETVERLIDETELPPRTANTIIDEERLLAELETIRDDGYAVDEGELIAGMTGIAAPVVADERVRGAIAVYGPSGAFDADPESSGLAETVRQSARTIEANLIFTPE; encoded by the coding sequence ATGACGAGGTATCCAGTCGCAGCAGTCAAACTCTCCCACGACATCGTCGAGACGCTGGTCAAGCGGGGACCGACCGGCGTGACGGCCGTCGCCGAGGCGCTGGACGTTCCGAAGAGCACCGCCCACGACCACCTTCGGACCCTCGAAGCGGTCGGCTACGTCGTCAACGAGTCCGGAACCTACCGACTGGGAACGAAGTTCCTCCATCTGGGTGAAACCGCCCGAAACGGCCACGAACTGTTCGTCAACGGCCGCGAGGAGGCCCACGCGCTGTTCGAAGACACCGAGGGGAAGTACGTCCAGTTGGTGACCGAGGAGAACGACCGCTGTGGCGTGCTGTTGGCGGCCGGGTGGCGGAAGGGCAGCCACACCACCGGGACGCCGGGAGCGTACCCCTCGGACCTGCATCTCCACACGAACGCCCCCGGAAAGGCGATACTGGCGCACAAGGACGCCGAAACGGTCGAACGACTCATCGACGAGACGGAGTTACCCCCGCGGACGGCGAACACGATAATCGACGAAGAGCGGTTGCTGGCGGAGTTGGAGACGATTCGAGACGACGGTTACGCCGTCGACGAGGGCGAACTCATCGCGGGGATGACCGGCATCGCCGCACCCGTCGTCGCAGACGAGCGAGTCCGCGGCGCCATCGCGGTGTACGGCCCAAGCGGCGCCTTCGATGCCGACCCCGAGTCGTCGGGGCTGGCCGAAACCGTCCGTCAGTCGGCCCGGACCATCGAGGCGAACCTCATCTTCACGCCGGAGTGA
- a CDS encoding carbon-nitrogen hydrolase family protein — MPPTVAACQMAVDDLDVESNLETVESRLSGLPERVDLACFPEQALTGFVADDRITEAAIPRDGEAIERLVESADDADCGVVVGFVEADDGAYNAAAYLDGDGVVAVYRKQHLWGGEREVLDPGDSRVTVKTPLGKTGLLTCYDLNFVEESAAMTDKRVDALLVPGAWPATHSDNWRLLLRSRALDGVRWVLGAGRTGRRDVEDAPVTDYAGRSLCVRPDGGIRAELDRAERDLVVDIEPSVLESHRESVGIFE, encoded by the coding sequence ATGCCTCCGACCGTCGCGGCGTGTCAGATGGCCGTCGACGACCTCGATGTCGAGTCGAACCTCGAAACCGTCGAATCGCGCCTCAGCGGCCTCCCCGAGCGTGTCGACCTCGCGTGTTTCCCCGAGCAGGCGCTGACGGGGTTCGTCGCCGACGACCGCATCACCGAAGCGGCAATTCCGCGGGATGGCGAGGCAATCGAGCGCCTCGTCGAGAGTGCCGACGACGCCGACTGTGGTGTGGTCGTCGGGTTCGTCGAGGCCGACGACGGGGCGTACAACGCCGCGGCGTATCTCGACGGCGACGGCGTCGTCGCGGTCTACCGGAAACAGCATCTCTGGGGCGGCGAGCGAGAGGTGCTGGACCCCGGCGACTCGCGAGTCACCGTCAAGACGCCGCTGGGGAAGACCGGCCTGTTGACCTGCTATGATTTGAACTTCGTCGAGGAGAGCGCCGCGATGACCGACAAGCGGGTTGACGCGCTACTCGTTCCGGGGGCGTGGCCGGCGACGCACAGCGACAACTGGCGGCTGCTGTTGCGGTCGCGGGCGCTCGACGGCGTTCGGTGGGTCCTCGGGGCGGGCCGAACCGGCCGCCGAGACGTCGAGGATGCCCCTGTCACCGATTACGCGGGCCGGTCGCTCTGTGTCCGTCCAGATGGGGGAATTCGGGCGGAACTCGACCGCGCCGAGCGGGATCTCGTCGTCGATATCGAACCGTCGGTTCTCGAATCACACCGGGAGTCGGTCGGGATTTTCGAGTAG